A section of the Humulus lupulus chromosome 2, drHumLupu1.1, whole genome shotgun sequence genome encodes:
- the LOC133815307 gene encoding L10-interacting MYB domain-containing protein-like has product MASEGEVTQGKSKTIWDPPTHEKWIDLVVEQVRAGNRNGSHLSKLGWKNFIEKFNLATKRNYDQKQMKNHWDNVKNEWKLWDSLLRGETRLGWDIQRQTIDAPDEWWDAKLQEANHQQKYPDAAKFRVRGLEHSFKLNELFRDVTATRARAWAPTSGSLPPLYTEDHNDIEIDENLEESDHEGVGDPMKKETNLLGPNRKQFNKGKKNNSTTSKLSKQLD; this is encoded by the exons ATGGCGAGTGAGGGTGAGGTAACACAAGGAAAATCAAAAACAATTTGGGATCCACCAACACATGAGAAATGGATTGATTTGGTTGTAGAACAAGTGAGAGCAGGTAATAGAAATGGATCACATTTGAGCAAATTAGGTTGGAAAAATTTTATTGAAAAATTTAATCTTGCAACAAAAAGAAATTATGATCAAAAGCAAATGAAAAATCATTGGGATAATGTTAAAAATGAGTGGAAACTATGGGATTCATTACTTAGGGGAGAAACTAGACTTGGTTGGGACATACAGAGGCAAACAATTGATGCTCCAGATGAATGGTGGGATGCAAAGTTACAAGAAG CAAATCATCAACAGAAATATCCGGATGCTGCTAAATTTCGAGTGAGAGGTTTAGAACATTCTTTCAAACTGAATGAGTTGTTTAGAGATGTTACTGCTACACGAGCTAGAGCTTGGGCACCAACTTCTGGTTCACTACCTCCTTTATACACTGAGGATCATAATGATATagagattgatgagaatttggagGAAAGTGATCATGAGGGAGTGGGTGATCCAATGAAAAAAGAGACTAATTTACTTGGTCCAAATAGAAAGCAATTTAATAAGGGAAAAAAGAATAATTCTACAACATCAAAGTTgtccaaacaacttgattag